Below is a genomic region from Brassica oleracea var. oleracea cultivar TO1000 chromosome C9, BOL, whole genome shotgun sequence.
ACATTTTTGTCCATGATATATGTCTATTTTTAGAGTCTTTTGATCCTTTTAAAATCGTGAATAAGTCACTGCGGGTTTATGTACACTTTGGATCTGAAATGAGCTTTTGAAGCATTTGTGAGCTTAATCAGAGATGGATCTTGAAAGTTGACGTTAGATTGACACAAAGGAACTGATATCGATCGACACAACCCTTGTTGTCGATCGATACTCATCTTGATCACAAGACAACTGACGAGTTTTTACAAGTTTCAAGAAATTGCAAGATTAGTCCAGAAGTTTCCTTCTTTTCAGAAGAATCCTTAATGTTTTTTAGTGTATATAGGTTTTCTTAAGCAAATTGTTTAGACTATGCTTTACTTACGCTTAATTACGATTTTAGAGAGCTATGAAGAGAAGAATCAGAACTCTTTCAAAGAACTAATCTAATTACGCAGTTTATTCAGATTATAATTTGTGTTTCACTGATTATTGTGAGTAATCCTCTTTTTAGATTTACGGTTATTCAAAGTTTATTGATGAATTGTTTAATTGATCAAACTGTTATAGTAATTTTATTGTTCTTCATATTGTTTCTAGATTAATCATTTGTAATTTAGGTATTTGGATAATTGGTAGACACGATAGTGTTATTGATTTTTTAACATATTTTAAATGAGCAATATACACATATCTCCAAGTAATTTGGTTTAGAATTTTTTTTTGAAATGATCAGACTCACCATTATGCTTGTTTGAATTTTGACTGATTCACATATGAATTTAAAATTCTAGATTTAGATATAGATAATATGTGCAATGGAAGTTTATTGAATTTACTGGTGTGCTTTGAGTTCAAGAACTGTTCTTTATTAAACCCTTGATAATTTGATTGATATACGATTCGGATTTACATGTGAATTTCCATGAGTCTAACGCCCTCTTCTATTGATCTTACAATCGTTTCAATTATGTTGTGTACAACTTTCATTCTAATGTCTATCTTAATTCGAAAACTATTGTGTGATCTTAGAGTCTCTATAGAAATACAATCAATCTTATGCTTGCCATTCCTCACACACAAAATTCACACAACAGGAAAGAGGTGTGACATATACGGTGATCATGCCCGATTGATGACTAATGTACCATGAAATCACATTATAGATGTAAGAGCTTTGATCTTTGCATGGAAAGGCTACTCTTAGGTGAAAGGTGAGTTGGTAATCATGGGTTTTCAAATTCATATAAAATTGTGGTTGTGGGACAAAACATTATACATATCCAATATGAAATACATAAAATGATAAAACAATCAAGAGAACAAAAATACTATTTCGACAGTGCCTACGAGAGCACCTTACAAGAGAAGCACGTCATCTAGCAACAATATTCGTAGTTACGGTCACATGATGAAACTCAACATTCGTTATAACTTCTAGCTCACGGCTGAACAAACTTGGCTAATATGGCCAGGTCCAGAATCTTGACGTCAAGATTCTCCTCAATCTTAACGATACCATCTGACCCGTCGATTCCAATAAGCGTACCGATAGACCCACGAAACTGGCCGCCAACAATCTTTACACGATCATTCTTCCTCGGAGGAACTATCTCCAGTTCGCTCGGAAGGGCCATTATAGTGTCACCTTCACCGCTGGACCCCAGAGACACTTTACACGTTCCATCCTAGCAAAGTAGCACATCAGAAAAATGTCAGACTTTGATCACTGAAGCTTCCTCCTAGTTTTCTACGGGTACTAGTTCTTATAATTATAATAAATCTGGAATTGGTGAAAGGAAAAAGGCGAACCGAAACATCTCGAATGACCCCCAGATCGCTGTCTTCTCCAACCTTGTGTATGTCAACCAAAATATCAGGCATGAACCATGCTTCAGCATCTCCACCTGTGGCATTTACTTTAAGATAAGAAAACCACGGTAGAAGTGGGAACTCCTTGTGTATATAAAGGGGATTGACCGGAACATGCATGGGAGATGCATTATGGGACTAACCAGAAGAAAAAAAACAACATTTAAACTGTCTTTTTAACAGTAGACAGTTGGTTACCTATAACAGGAGACATGACATCGAGGCCAGTTCCAGGAGTCATTGGTTGTCCTCCGGGAGTTCCAGGTAAGTATGAAGTTGAGCTTGGTGTCATGGGTTGTCCAGGTGTAGATTGTATGTATGGACTTGGGGCATTAGCTGCATGACAAGATATGTGAGAAAAATACTGGCTAAGCAAACACAGTCGATGTTTTGTAAAAGATTATATGAATCTTACCATAGGCCGAACTATGATCTCTGGGCATCCCTGCATCTGAGTAACTACCACCGGGAGTACTAGCCCATCCTGAGCCAGGAGTCGGTGCTTCATATGCCCGTGAAGGAGGACTTCCCGGCTGGAACAAGTGCCAAGCAAACAATTTTAACTCACAATCAGCACAAAACTACGCATATCACCAACAATAGTAAGGCTGAAAGCAAAAACAATAGATGTATAACTCTTACTTGATATTGAGGACTCGTTCCCCGCGATCCTGGATTTCCTTCTTCCCAGTTATCCCTTATGTCATAACAACCAATAATATGAGATTTCAAAAAGTTTATTCTTCGATCCGGATTCACCAATCTTATAAATGCGTTAAGAATTTCTGTAAATATTGAAACAGAGGCCATGTTTGTGTAACATAACAGACAACAGTGCTGTTCGTTTGGTTGCCGCAGCTACCTGCGTCTGCGGCTGCGGCAATGTTTTGAAAAATTCGTGTTCGTTTGATTGACGCAAGAAGCTGCGTCTGACCTGCGTCCGAACGCCGCGTCCTGCGGCTGACGCCAATAAAACCCGCGGCTGCGAAGTAAATTATGCGGCCGATAACGTAATTTACTATTTTGCCCTTAATATGTTTCAATATTAACAAAAATACCTAACCTAAATTGACGTAGCCGCATCTTGTTTTCCAAATTGACGCAACCTTGCTCGATCTTTCTCCATCTCCATCTCCGATACAGACATCGAGCTCTCTCATCTCCATCTCACACAGCCACGAGCTCTCTCATCTCCATCTCCATCTTCGACGTAGACCTCGAGCTCTCTCATCTCCATCTCAGACGAAGACCTCGAGCTCTCTCCTCTCTGACGCAGCACGAGCTCGAGCTCTCTCTTCTCCTCCGATTTGGGTTTCAAGCATAGTTGAGGTAACTGTCACTTGTCTCTATTTTTGTGTTTCATATGA
It encodes:
- the LOC106313981 gene encoding putative transcription elongation factor SPT5 homolog 1; this encodes MTPGTGLDVMSPVIGGDAEAWFMPDILVDIHKVGEDSDLGVIRDVSDGTCKVSLGSSGEGDTIMALPSELEIVPPRKNDRVKIVGGQFRGSIGTLIGIDGSDGIVKIEENLDVKILDLAILAKFVQP